The following proteins are co-located in the Patescibacteria group bacterium genome:
- a CDS encoding glycosyltransferase family 2 protein — protein sequence MEEKKPQYKTLSIVIPAYNEAATIEQLIDRVKKAKCFGMQKQIIVVNDCSKDKTKDVVAKIADIKLINQKVNGGKGKALKTGFEAADGDIIMIQDADLEYNPDEYEILLDPILHGTADVVYGSRFMGDHPHRVLYYWHSVGNSFITWLSNMMTNLNISDMETCYKVFKKDVLKQIVPKLTSPRFGFEPEVTARIAHLKPRVQIYEVGISYAGRTYEEGKKINWKDGFEAIYSIIKFNLFR from the coding sequence ATGGAAGAAAAGAAACCTCAATACAAGACATTATCAATCGTCATTCCGGCATACAACGAAGCCGCTACCATTGAGCAACTGATTGATCGGGTCAAAAAAGCCAAATGTTTCGGGATGCAAAAACAGATTATTGTAGTTAACGATTGTTCTAAAGACAAGACCAAGGACGTGGTGGCTAAAATCGCCGACATCAAATTAATCAATCAAAAAGTCAACGGCGGTAAGGGAAAAGCGTTAAAAACAGGTTTTGAAGCCGCGGACGGCGACATTATTATGATTCAAGACGCCGATTTGGAATACAATCCAGATGAATACGAAATTTTACTTGATCCCATTCTGCATGGCACCGCAGATGTAGTTTATGGTTCGCGTTTTATGGGTGATCACCCTCACCGCGTCCTTTACTATTGGCACAGCGTTGGTAACAGTTTTATTACCTGGCTTTCCAATATGATGACCAACTTAAACATCTCCGATATGGAAACCTGCTATAAAGTGTTTAAAAAAGATGTATTAAAACAAATTGTACCTAAATTGACCTCTCCACGTTTTGGGTTTGAGCCCGAGGTAACCGCCCGTATTGCCCACCTAAAACCGCGAGTTCAAATTTATGAGGTTGGTATTTCTTATGCGGGCCGCACCTACGAAGAAGGTAAAAAAATCAACTGGAAAGACGGCTTCGAAGCGATCTATTCGATTATCAAATTTAATCTGTTTCGATAG